The following nucleotide sequence is from Halogeometricum borinquense DSM 11551.
GTCACGCTCAAAGTCAGCAAGAACATTGAGGACACAAGCAGTAACAAGATCAGCAACGACGGCAACAAGACGGTTGACGTCGCGCCTGTCACGGTGAAGAAGGGCGACGACCTCAACGCCTACAAGGGCTCGAACCTTGCTGTCATCGCTGGTACGACGAACACCGATGTCATCGTCCAGTCTGGCGAGGACGAAGACTTCGACGCCTTCCAGGACGGTAGCACTGGCACGAACAGTAAGGTCTACGTCTTCAGCACGGACTCCGATACCAACACGGGCCAGTACAACATCACCATCGGTGACAAGAACTACGCAGACGTTAACATCCGTGACCTTGGTCTCGAAGTGAACATTGACGACCTCAACGTCACGACCGAAGACGAAATCACGGGTACGATTGAAGCTGACGCGGGCGACCGCCCGATCACGGTCGAACTCCTTGACTCCGATGGCGACACCGTTGAAGAACGTGGTGCCCGACTCTCGGGTCAGGCAAAGTACGAGTTCACCTTCAACGCATCTGAAGACAAACTCAACCTCGACGCTGGCAACTACACGATTCTGGCGACGGACAACCAGTCCAGCGTCGATGCCGAGTCCTCTTCGGTTGTCGTTTCCAAGGCCGGTGAAGGTGAGACATCCTTCACTGGTGAGCGTCTCGTCATGGACGAGCGCGGTGACGTTGCGAACATCACGATCAACGTCGAAAACGCTGACTACGCAACTCTCTCGATCGGTAACGACGATCTCGCCTTCGAGAGCAACGTGACGATCGAAGACGTCAACGGTGACGGACAGGTCAGCCTCCTGTTCAACACCTACGCCGCGACCGATAAGTCCGGTGACCTCGGTGACGGCGGCGCTGTCTACAGCACCCCGTCGCTCGAAGATCAGGACGACGACGAGATCACCTCTGCAACTATCGAGCAGGGTGTCAACTCGCTCCTCGAAGCGGGTCGCTACCCGCTCGAAGTCCGCGCAGGTCAGGACAAGAAGGCTGACTCTGAGGCCGCTGGCACGCTCGAACTCACTGAGCGTAACACGACCTCCATCCAGACCTGGACGGCACCGAAAGACACGACGTTCGACGACACCGCCGACCTGTACGACGCGATTGAGAGCAACAACCTCACGCAGTCCAACAAGGTCGCCTTTGGCGACTCTCAGGGCGACGTTGTTGTTCACGAGCTCAAGGCCTCCGGTCTTGAGGGCCTCCTGATGGCTCAGTCGAACGACGACGTGACTGACAAGTTCTTCGCTGAGGACGTTGACACCGGTGCGTTCGAGCTTACGCTCGAGCAGGTCAACCCCGGTGCCAACCGTGAAGCCTACACGCTCAACCTCAGCAAGACGAACGCGACGGTCTGGTCTGACTCCGACAACGACACGTACTTCATCCGGTACGACACGGACGGAGTGACGACGACCGAACCTGGTCGCTCGCTCGACTACGGTCACACCCTCGAAGCGAACTTCACGGTCTACGAGGACGAAGGTAACCTCACCGACGCAGACGACGGTGAGACGGTCACGGGCGAGTACGAACTCGTCGAGGCCGACTACACGATTGACGACCCGTACAACGTGTCGAACGCTGCTGGTCAGACGATCACGGGCGAGACGACTCTCGCTCCCGGTACGGAACTCAGTATCCGTGCCCGTTCGACCGGTGACACGCAGCCGAGCTTCCTGAAGCCCTCGACCGTCTACGTCACCGAGAACCGGACGTTCTCGGCTACGGTCGACTTCAGCGAGCAGGCAGTTGGCGATACCTACGAGATCAGTATCGATGACAGTGGTTCGGCAGGCGAGACGACGGTTGACGGAACCGTCAAGAAGGCTGTCAAGACGGACACGCCGACGACGGACACGCCGTCCGACAACGAGACGGCTACGCCGACGACGGACACGCCGACGACGGACACGCCGTCCGACACGACGACTGAGCCGTCCGACACGACGACTGAGTCGTCCGACGACGGGACGGAGACTGGAACGGAATCCAGCACGCCCGGCTTCGGTGTTGTCGTTGCTGTCACGGCACTCCTCGCCGCGGCACTCCTCGCAGTCCGCCGCGACTAACGTCGCTGACTAAATAACCGGCCTCACGCCGGTCTCTTACTTTCCTTTCTTTCGACGCGATACCCAAGAGCGGTAGCACTATCTCTCGTTTAAGCGCGGGAAACGTTGAGAACGAGGAACCCGAGTCGATTGAACAGGAGGATATGATTCTACTCGGTGTCGCGGCGCTGCACGTGATCTCATTACGCCGTAGAAAATAGTCACACACACTCACGCACTTAGCGCTGATTTTTCGCACTTCGTGACGTTTCGAGAATCGGTTGAGTCGTATAGGTAGACATTTCATCGTTGGAAATGATTACTCAATGATGGATTAGACACAGATGAATCGGTCCCACGCTGCCGCCCTCCTGATTACTGTACTTGCCCTCTCGACTGTCGGTGTTGCTGCGAGTACGCTCCCGTCCGCACAGCCGGCAGACCTACCGGATAGTCGTTCTCAAGGTGGGTTCGATGAGGCCCACTCCGGAAGTGGTGGGAAAGGTGCATCGCAGTCGATCAACCACCTTGCACTCCCTGATTTAAACGTCGAAAACGGAGTCAAAAGCGACCGTTCACAATCGAAGAGTACGGTCGGACGACTCGTTGTCGGAGTCGTTCTCTTCCTCGCCGGGATAGCCCTCGTTTTGTGGCGTCTCACGAGCGACGATTCGCAAGCCGCACGCGAGTCTGAAAAGGAGACAGACGTGAGTACTGACGAGGTCACATCAGAAGTAGCTCACAGCAAGCGCAGAAATCTGCCGCCAACGAACGAGGTCTACCGGGCCTGGAACACGCTGGGTACCTCTCTGGAAGCGCATCGAGAAGCACAAGAAACACCCACAGAGTTCGCGCAGCGAGCGAGTCGTGCTGGGCTTCCCCGAAACGCGGTTGAACGACTCACAGCGTTGTTCTGCTCGGTACGATACGGTGGCGAGCCACCGACCGCCGACCGCGAGAAACGCGCACAGAACGCACTTGAACAAATTCAACGGACGAGCGATTCGAATAGCGCTGACTCTGCCTCTTCTCTCTCCGAATGATGAGCGATACCCGCCGCCCTATTCTGAATCTCGGTATCGTCTCCAGTCTCGTCGGCTTCCTCCTGATCGTCTTCCCGACGCTGGGGTCCGTCGTTGAACTCACCGGAACGGTTCGTGCAATACCGTTCGTCATCATCGGCTTAGCTGCGATTGGCCTCGCTGGAAGGTACCTACGTGCGGAGATGACGGGACAATCCACAACAAGGAAATGTCACACCGGGCGAAGCGAGTATCCACGTCCAGCGAACCGACCCAAGTACGCGTATCCTGGTGAACCACTCGTGCGACGACTCGCAGAAATCTCGTGGACGGATCGACGGGAAGAAGAACCAACGAACCGTCTTGATCTCCGCGCGGATGTCCGGGGGCTTGCAGTTACCGTCTTGTCACAGACGGAAAACTGGACACGGACGGAAAGCGAGACACGGCTGGAAGAGGGGGGTTGGACTGATGATGCGCGGGCAGCAGCCTTCTTTACCGACGATATCGTCCCGTCGCTCTCGGTTCGACAGCAACTCCAGTCCATTTTGGGTGCTGAACCACCGTTTGCCCGTCGCGCACGGCACGCGATTGCAGAACTTGCGAGTCAGTACGACGAAACCGACGTTTCTCCTAGTCTGACTGAGCGGCCGAACGGCCGAGACCGGGGACGGACCGTCACGACACGACAGTACTGGCCGTCGCACACATCCGAAACGTCACGAACCACCAAATCTGGGCGAACACGGTGGGTGACGACTGCCGCCCTCGTTGCTGGTGGCGCTGGTATCGTCACTCTCCAGCCAGCGCTGTTCTTGCTCGCTCTGTTTGGTATCGCGGTCGCCGGGTACGGACATCTCAGCACACCACCCTCCGGAAACGTCGAGATCACGCGGACTATCAGCGATCCAAATCCCGAACCCCAACAGGAGATTGATGTGACGGTAACCATCCAGAATACGAGCGAAAGCACGCTCACCGACCTCCGAGTTATCGATGGGGTTCCGGCGGGACTCACCGTTACTGATGGCGTCCCCCGGTTTACGACAGCACTTCGTCCCGGTAACGAAGCTACGTTCACGTACACTGTCCGGGGAGTCGGTGGGAGTCACGCGTTCGACCCAGCGCTCGTCATCACGCGGGACGCAATCGGGATTCACAAACGAGAGACGCTTGTCGAGGGAGATTCGACGGCGATTTCCTGTCAACGTCTGGAGAATCCTGTGCGACAGCTACAACTGAGATCACAATGGACGAACCACCCCGGTCGGATTCAATCACCGGTCGAAGGACCGGGAATCGAGTTCCACTCTGTTCGTGAGTATCGCTCCGGCGACCCGCTCTCGCGGGTTGACTGGAACCGAAAGGCGAAAACGGGCGAGCTCACCACAATCGACTTTCGGGAGTCCCGACTCGCAAAGGTGATGATCGTCGTCGATACCCGGCCGGAAGCGTATCTGACGCCGACCGAGGAGTGTGATCGGCCAATCATCCGCCGGAGTCTCACTGCGGCACGGAAGATAACCACCCACTTCTCCTCGGAGCGTATTCCAGTCGGCATCACGGCCCTGTCGCCACACTCGTGTTGGCTCCCACCGAAGGCTGGCGATGTTCATCGCGTCCGTATTCATAACGCTCTCGATGAAGATCCCGCCTTCTCGTGGGAGCGTCCCAAGGACGGAATCGAGATATCGACCGCAATCGAGGCGTTCCGGCAGCGAGCGTGTCACGATACGCAGGTCATCTTGCTCTCACCGCTCTGTGACGACGGCTCGAAACGCGTCGCGGAACGACTCGATGCCAACGGCTATGCCGTGACTGTCTTGAGCCCAGACCCGACAGCGCTCACGGACTCGACGCCGGACTGTGCGCTCGGCTACGCATCCGTTATGCGCCACTTTCGGCTCCGAAAGCTTCGCAACGGGGGGATCCCCGTCTCCGATTTGACCTCGGATCTGTCAGTTGCGGAGGTGTTGGCCCGTGCGTCGTAATCAACGATATCAATCCGGTCGGGTACCTATCGGGAGTGGTCTCATAGCTCTGTCTGCTGGTGCCAGCGCAGTCTTCGTCACTGCTGTGTCTCCGTACGTACTCGCGCTCGGGATACTCGGTCTCGTTCTGCTTGC
It contains:
- a CDS encoding BGTF surface domain-containing protein — its product is MTSNTKQFRAVFLAALMVMSVFAGTIAFAGSAAAVTGGSADNLDPSTIDESTQQQHTFNVSYDNYNSDGNSDTVKVNLPDGVTLDSQSLTIKNATSGNEISATVSTSNNDISADFSQSAGENTTLYVNGTFTITAPSVTSDTTKQVYFNLTDANDGTQNLSKDLKIVNDADSPEYLESVVYEEGGQAKLEIAFDEDLKDSTLDFELYEDEKKVDSFSGSPDAGTGGHVVYNLNKVYTGDVTLKVSKNIEDTSSNKISNDGNKTVDVAPVTVKKGDDLNAYKGSNLAVIAGTTNTDVIVQSGEDEDFDAFQDGSTGTNSKVYVFSTDSDTNTGQYNITIGDKNYADVNIRDLGLEVNIDDLNVTTEDEITGTIEADAGDRPITVELLDSDGDTVEERGARLSGQAKYEFTFNASEDKLNLDAGNYTILATDNQSSVDAESSSVVVSKAGEGETSFTGERLVMDERGDVANITINVENADYATLSIGNDDLAFESNVTIEDVNGDGQVSLLFNTYAATDKSGDLGDGGAVYSTPSLEDQDDDEITSATIEQGVNSLLEAGRYPLEVRAGQDKKADSEAAGTLELTERNTTSIQTWTAPKDTTFDDTADLYDAIESNNLTQSNKVAFGDSQGDVVVHELKASGLEGLLMAQSNDDVTDKFFAEDVDTGAFELTLEQVNPGANREAYTLNLSKTNATVWSDSDNDTYFIRYDTDGVTTTEPGRSLDYGHTLEANFTVYEDEGNLTDADDGETVTGEYELVEADYTIDDPYNVSNAAGQTITGETTLAPGTELSIRARSTGDTQPSFLKPSTVYVTENRTFSATVDFSEQAVGDTYEISIDDSGSAGETTVDGTVKKAVKTDTPTTDTPSDNETATPTTDTPTTDTPSDTTTEPSDTTTESSDDGTETGTESSTPGFGVVVAVTALLAAALLAVRRD
- a CDS encoding DUF4129 domain-containing protein; its protein translation is MNRSHAAALLITVLALSTVGVAASTLPSAQPADLPDSRSQGGFDEAHSGSGGKGASQSINHLALPDLNVENGVKSDRSQSKSTVGRLVVGVVLFLAGIALVLWRLTSDDSQAARESEKETDVSTDEVTSEVAHSKRRNLPPTNEVYRAWNTLGTSLEAHREAQETPTEFAQRASRAGLPRNAVERLTALFCSVRYGGEPPTADREKRAQNALEQIQRTSDSNSADSASSLSE
- a CDS encoding DUF58 domain-containing protein encodes the protein MSDTRRPILNLGIVSSLVGFLLIVFPTLGSVVELTGTVRAIPFVIIGLAAIGLAGRYLRAEMTGQSTTRKCHTGRSEYPRPANRPKYAYPGEPLVRRLAEISWTDRREEEPTNRLDLRADVRGLAVTVLSQTENWTRTESETRLEEGGWTDDARAAAFFTDDIVPSLSVRQQLQSILGAEPPFARRARHAIAELASQYDETDVSPSLTERPNGRDRGRTVTTRQYWPSHTSETSRTTKSGRTRWVTTAALVAGGAGIVTLQPALFLLALFGIAVAGYGHLSTPPSGNVEITRTISDPNPEPQQEIDVTVTIQNTSESTLTDLRVIDGVPAGLTVTDGVPRFTTALRPGNEATFTYTVRGVGGSHAFDPALVITRDAIGIHKRETLVEGDSTAISCQRLENPVRQLQLRSQWTNHPGRIQSPVEGPGIEFHSVREYRSGDPLSRVDWNRKAKTGELTTIDFRESRLAKVMIVVDTRPEAYLTPTEECDRPIIRRSLTAARKITTHFSSERIPVGITALSPHSCWLPPKAGDVHRVRIHNALDEDPAFSWERPKDGIEISTAIEAFRQRACHDTQVILLSPLCDDGSKRVAERLDANGYAVTVLSPDPTALTDSTPDCALGYASVMRHFRLRKLRNGGIPVSDLTSDLSVAEVLARAS